A window of Citrus sinensis cultivar Valencia sweet orange chromosome 7, DVS_A1.0, whole genome shotgun sequence contains these coding sequences:
- the LOC102617320 gene encoding serine/threonine protein phosphatase 2A 55 kDa regulatory subunit B beta isoform isoform X2 has product MNGGDEGAESAAQASPPQPLEWKFSQVFGERTAGEEVQEVDIISAIEFDKTGDHLATGDRGGRVVLFERTDTKDHGGSRRDLERMDYSTSRHPEFRYKTEFQSHEPEFDYLKSLEIEEKINKIRWCQTANGALFLLSTNDKTIKFWKVQEKKVKKIADMNVDPSKAVGNGNVASSSNNVSPKPYLANGGSPSKEFSFPPGGIPSLRLPTVTSNETSLVARCRRVYAHAHDYHINSISNNSDGETFISADDLRINLWNLEISNQSFNIVDVKPANMEDLTEVITSAEFHPTHCNMLAYSSSKGSIRLIDLRQSALCDSHAILFEEQEAPGSRSFFTEIIASISDIKFAKDGRHILSRDYMTLKLWDINMDSGPVATFQVHEYLRPKLCDLYENDSIFDKFECCLSGDGLRVATGSYSNLFRVFGCAPGSTEATTLEASKNPMRRQVQTPSRPSRSLSSITRVVRRESVAGSDVPGVDTNGNSFDFTTKLLHLAWHPTENSIACAAANSLYMYYA; this is encoded by the exons ATGAACGGCGGTGATGAGGGGGCGGAGTCGGCGGCTCAGGCGAGCCCACCGCAGCCGCTTGAGTGGAAATTCTCTCAGGTCTTCGGCGAACGAACGGCCGGTGAGGAAGTTCAAGAAG TTGATATTATTTCAGcaattgaatttgataaaaCCGGAGACCATCTTGCTACTGGTGACCGCGGGGGCCGGGTAGTTCTCTTTGAGCGGACAGATACGAAGGAT CATGGAGGATCCAGAAGGGATCTGGAGAGGATGGACTATTCAACAAGTAGGCATCCTGAGTTTCGTTATAAGACAGAGTTTCAGAGCCATGAACCTGAG TTTGACTATCTCAAGAGTTTGGAaatagaagagaaaataaacaaaatcagaTGGTGCCAAACAGCCAACGGTGCACTATTTCTCCTCTCTACTaatgataaaacaattaaGTTTTGGAAG GTGCAAGAAAAGAAGGTGAAGAAAATTGCTGACATGAATGTGGACCCTTCAAAAGCAGTAGGAAATGGCAATGTTGCTAGTTCAAGTAATAATGTTAGCCCTAAACCATATCTTGCAAATGGTGGATCACCTAGCAAGGAGTTCTCATTCCCACCAGGGGGCATTCCATCGCTTCGTTTACCTACG GTAACGTCCAACGAGACTAGCCTAGTGGCTAGATGTCGAAGGGTATATGCTCATGCACACGATTATCATATCAATTCTATTTCTAACAATAG TGACGGTGAAACATTTATATCGGCTGACGATCTGCGAATTAATCTTTGGAACTTGGAAATTAGCAATCAAAGTTTTAACATTGTTGATGTGAAGCCTGCAAACATGGAGGATCTAACTG AGGTGATAACTTCGGCAGAATTTCACCCTACTCACTGTAATATGTTAGCATATAGCAGCTCAAAGGGCTCAATACGCCTTATTGACTTGAGGCAATCAGCTTTGTGTGATTCTCATGCTATATT GTTTGAGGAACAGGAGGCCCCTGGTTCTAGATCATTCTTCACAGAAATAATTGCATCTATTTCAGATATTAAGTTTGCAAAGGATGGAAGACATATACTTAGTCGTGATTACATGACTCTTAAG TTGTGGGATATTAACATGGATTCAGGCCCTGTTGCAACCTTCCAGGTTCATGAATACTTGAGACCTAAG CTGTGTGatttatatgaaaatgattcaatctttgataaatttgagTGTTGCTTAAGTGGTGACGGATTGCGGGTGGCTACAGGTTCTTACAG CAATCTATTCCGTGTGTTCGGCTGTGCCCCAGGAAGCACTGAGGCCACAACTTTGGAAGCCAGCAAAAACCCAATGAG GAGACAAGTTCAAACCCCTTCAAGGCCTTCCAGATCCCTTAGCAGCATAACACGTGTTGTCAGACGAG AATCTGTAGCAGGATCGGATGTGCCTGGAGTTGATACAAATGGAAATTCTTTTGATTTCACGACAAAGTTGCTGCACCTAGCATGGCACCCAACCGAGAACTCAATTGCTTGTGCTGCTGCAAACAGCTTGTACATGTATTATGCATAA
- the LOC102617320 gene encoding serine/threonine protein phosphatase 2A 55 kDa regulatory subunit B beta isoform isoform X5, producing the protein MNGGDEGAESAAQASPPQPLEWKFSQVFGERTAGEEVQEVDIISAIEFDKTGDHLATGDRGGRVVLFERTDTKDHGGSRRDLERMDYSTSRHPEFRYKTEFQSHEPEFDYLKSLEIEEKINKIRWCQTANGALFLLSTNDKTIKFWKVQEKKVKKIADMNVDPSKAVGNGNVASSSNNVSPKPYLANGGSPSKEFSFPPGGIPSLRLPTVTSNETSLVARCRRVYAHAHDYHINSISNNSDGETFISADDLRINLWNLEISNQSFNIVDVKPANMEDLTEVITSAEFHPTHCNMLAYSSSKGSIRLIDLRQSALCDSHAILFEEQEAPGSRSFFTEIIASISDIKFAKDGRHILSRDYMTLKLWDINMDSGPVATFQVHEYLRPKLCDLYENDSIFDKFECCLSGDGLRVATGSYSNLFRVFGCAPGSTEATTLEASKNPMRRQVQTPSRPSRSLSSITRVVRRGSDVPGVDTNGNSFDFTTKLLHLAWHPTENSIACAAANSLYMYYA; encoded by the exons ATGAACGGCGGTGATGAGGGGGCGGAGTCGGCGGCTCAGGCGAGCCCACCGCAGCCGCTTGAGTGGAAATTCTCTCAGGTCTTCGGCGAACGAACGGCCGGTGAGGAAGTTCAAGAAG TTGATATTATTTCAGcaattgaatttgataaaaCCGGAGACCATCTTGCTACTGGTGACCGCGGGGGCCGGGTAGTTCTCTTTGAGCGGACAGATACGAAGGAT CATGGAGGATCCAGAAGGGATCTGGAGAGGATGGACTATTCAACAAGTAGGCATCCTGAGTTTCGTTATAAGACAGAGTTTCAGAGCCATGAACCTGAG TTTGACTATCTCAAGAGTTTGGAaatagaagagaaaataaacaaaatcagaTGGTGCCAAACAGCCAACGGTGCACTATTTCTCCTCTCTACTaatgataaaacaattaaGTTTTGGAAG GTGCAAGAAAAGAAGGTGAAGAAAATTGCTGACATGAATGTGGACCCTTCAAAAGCAGTAGGAAATGGCAATGTTGCTAGTTCAAGTAATAATGTTAGCCCTAAACCATATCTTGCAAATGGTGGATCACCTAGCAAGGAGTTCTCATTCCCACCAGGGGGCATTCCATCGCTTCGTTTACCTACG GTAACGTCCAACGAGACTAGCCTAGTGGCTAGATGTCGAAGGGTATATGCTCATGCACACGATTATCATATCAATTCTATTTCTAACAATAG TGACGGTGAAACATTTATATCGGCTGACGATCTGCGAATTAATCTTTGGAACTTGGAAATTAGCAATCAAAGTTTTAACATTGTTGATGTGAAGCCTGCAAACATGGAGGATCTAACTG AGGTGATAACTTCGGCAGAATTTCACCCTACTCACTGTAATATGTTAGCATATAGCAGCTCAAAGGGCTCAATACGCCTTATTGACTTGAGGCAATCAGCTTTGTGTGATTCTCATGCTATATT GTTTGAGGAACAGGAGGCCCCTGGTTCTAGATCATTCTTCACAGAAATAATTGCATCTATTTCAGATATTAAGTTTGCAAAGGATGGAAGACATATACTTAGTCGTGATTACATGACTCTTAAG TTGTGGGATATTAACATGGATTCAGGCCCTGTTGCAACCTTCCAGGTTCATGAATACTTGAGACCTAAG CTGTGTGatttatatgaaaatgattcaatctttgataaatttgagTGTTGCTTAAGTGGTGACGGATTGCGGGTGGCTACAGGTTCTTACAG CAATCTATTCCGTGTGTTCGGCTGTGCCCCAGGAAGCACTGAGGCCACAACTTTGGAAGCCAGCAAAAACCCAATGAG GAGACAAGTTCAAACCCCTTCAAGGCCTTCCAGATCCCTTAGCAGCATAACACGTGTTGTCAGACGAG GATCGGATGTGCCTGGAGTTGATACAAATGGAAATTCTTTTGATTTCACGACAAAGTTGCTGCACCTAGCATGGCACCCAACCGAGAACTCAATTGCTTGTGCTGCTGCAAACAGCTTGTACATGTATTATGCATAA
- the LOC102617320 gene encoding serine/threonine protein phosphatase 2A 55 kDa regulatory subunit B beta isoform isoform X4 codes for MNGGDEGAESAAQASPPQPLEWKFSQVFGERTAGEEVQEVDIISAIEFDKTGDHLATGDRGGRVVLFERTDTKDHGGSRRDLERMDYSTSRHPEFRYKTEFQSHEPEFDYLKSLEIEEKINKIRWCQTANGALFLLSTNDKTIKFWKVQEKKVKKIADMNVDPSKAVGNGNVASSSNNVSPKPYLANGGSPSKEFSFPPGGIPSLRLPTVVTSNETSLVARCRRVYAHAHDYHINSISNNSDGETFISADDLRINLWNLEISNQSFNIVDVKPANMEDLTEVITSAEFHPTHCNMLAYSSSKGSIRLIDLRQSALCDSHAILFEEQEAPGSRSFFTEIIASISDIKFAKDGRHILSRDYMTLKLWDINMDSGPVATFQVHEYLRPKLCDLYENDSIFDKFECCLSGDGLRVATGSYSNLFRVFGCAPGSTEATTLEASKNPMRRQVQTPSRPSRSLSSITRVVRRGSDVPGVDTNGNSFDFTTKLLHLAWHPTENSIACAAANSLYMYYA; via the exons ATGAACGGCGGTGATGAGGGGGCGGAGTCGGCGGCTCAGGCGAGCCCACCGCAGCCGCTTGAGTGGAAATTCTCTCAGGTCTTCGGCGAACGAACGGCCGGTGAGGAAGTTCAAGAAG TTGATATTATTTCAGcaattgaatttgataaaaCCGGAGACCATCTTGCTACTGGTGACCGCGGGGGCCGGGTAGTTCTCTTTGAGCGGACAGATACGAAGGAT CATGGAGGATCCAGAAGGGATCTGGAGAGGATGGACTATTCAACAAGTAGGCATCCTGAGTTTCGTTATAAGACAGAGTTTCAGAGCCATGAACCTGAG TTTGACTATCTCAAGAGTTTGGAaatagaagagaaaataaacaaaatcagaTGGTGCCAAACAGCCAACGGTGCACTATTTCTCCTCTCTACTaatgataaaacaattaaGTTTTGGAAG GTGCAAGAAAAGAAGGTGAAGAAAATTGCTGACATGAATGTGGACCCTTCAAAAGCAGTAGGAAATGGCAATGTTGCTAGTTCAAGTAATAATGTTAGCCCTAAACCATATCTTGCAAATGGTGGATCACCTAGCAAGGAGTTCTCATTCCCACCAGGGGGCATTCCATCGCTTCGTTTACCTACGGTA GTAACGTCCAACGAGACTAGCCTAGTGGCTAGATGTCGAAGGGTATATGCTCATGCACACGATTATCATATCAATTCTATTTCTAACAATAG TGACGGTGAAACATTTATATCGGCTGACGATCTGCGAATTAATCTTTGGAACTTGGAAATTAGCAATCAAAGTTTTAACATTGTTGATGTGAAGCCTGCAAACATGGAGGATCTAACTG AGGTGATAACTTCGGCAGAATTTCACCCTACTCACTGTAATATGTTAGCATATAGCAGCTCAAAGGGCTCAATACGCCTTATTGACTTGAGGCAATCAGCTTTGTGTGATTCTCATGCTATATT GTTTGAGGAACAGGAGGCCCCTGGTTCTAGATCATTCTTCACAGAAATAATTGCATCTATTTCAGATATTAAGTTTGCAAAGGATGGAAGACATATACTTAGTCGTGATTACATGACTCTTAAG TTGTGGGATATTAACATGGATTCAGGCCCTGTTGCAACCTTCCAGGTTCATGAATACTTGAGACCTAAG CTGTGTGatttatatgaaaatgattcaatctttgataaatttgagTGTTGCTTAAGTGGTGACGGATTGCGGGTGGCTACAGGTTCTTACAG CAATCTATTCCGTGTGTTCGGCTGTGCCCCAGGAAGCACTGAGGCCACAACTTTGGAAGCCAGCAAAAACCCAATGAG GAGACAAGTTCAAACCCCTTCAAGGCCTTCCAGATCCCTTAGCAGCATAACACGTGTTGTCAGACGAG GATCGGATGTGCCTGGAGTTGATACAAATGGAAATTCTTTTGATTTCACGACAAAGTTGCTGCACCTAGCATGGCACCCAACCGAGAACTCAATTGCTTGTGCTGCTGCAAACAGCTTGTACATGTATTATGCATAA
- the LOC102617320 gene encoding serine/threonine protein phosphatase 2A 55 kDa regulatory subunit B beta isoform isoform X3 has protein sequence MNGGDEGAESAAQASPPQPLEWKFSQVFGERTAGEEVQEVDIISAIEFDKTGDHLATGDRGGRVVLFERTDTKDHGGSRRDLERMDYSTSRHPEFRYKTEFQSHEPEFDYLKSLEIEEKINKIRWCQTANGALFLLSTNDKTIKFWKVQEKKVKKIADMNVDPSKAVGNGNVASSSNNVSPKPYLANGGSPSKEFSFPPGGIPSLRLPTVVTSNETSLVARCRRVYAHAHDYHINSISNNSDGETFISADDLRINLWNLEISNQSFNIVDVKPANMEDLTEVITSAEFHPTHCNMLAYSSSKGSIRLIDLRQSALCDSHAILFEEQEAPGSRSFFTEIIASISDIKFAKDGRHILSRDYMTLKLWDINMDSGPVATFQVHEYLRPKLCDLYENDSIFDKFECCLSGDGLRVATGSYSNLFRVFGCAPGSTEATTLEASKNPMRRQVQTPSRPSRSLSSITRVVRRAGSDVPGVDTNGNSFDFTTKLLHLAWHPTENSIACAAANSLYMYYA, from the exons ATGAACGGCGGTGATGAGGGGGCGGAGTCGGCGGCTCAGGCGAGCCCACCGCAGCCGCTTGAGTGGAAATTCTCTCAGGTCTTCGGCGAACGAACGGCCGGTGAGGAAGTTCAAGAAG TTGATATTATTTCAGcaattgaatttgataaaaCCGGAGACCATCTTGCTACTGGTGACCGCGGGGGCCGGGTAGTTCTCTTTGAGCGGACAGATACGAAGGAT CATGGAGGATCCAGAAGGGATCTGGAGAGGATGGACTATTCAACAAGTAGGCATCCTGAGTTTCGTTATAAGACAGAGTTTCAGAGCCATGAACCTGAG TTTGACTATCTCAAGAGTTTGGAaatagaagagaaaataaacaaaatcagaTGGTGCCAAACAGCCAACGGTGCACTATTTCTCCTCTCTACTaatgataaaacaattaaGTTTTGGAAG GTGCAAGAAAAGAAGGTGAAGAAAATTGCTGACATGAATGTGGACCCTTCAAAAGCAGTAGGAAATGGCAATGTTGCTAGTTCAAGTAATAATGTTAGCCCTAAACCATATCTTGCAAATGGTGGATCACCTAGCAAGGAGTTCTCATTCCCACCAGGGGGCATTCCATCGCTTCGTTTACCTACGGTA GTAACGTCCAACGAGACTAGCCTAGTGGCTAGATGTCGAAGGGTATATGCTCATGCACACGATTATCATATCAATTCTATTTCTAACAATAG TGACGGTGAAACATTTATATCGGCTGACGATCTGCGAATTAATCTTTGGAACTTGGAAATTAGCAATCAAAGTTTTAACATTGTTGATGTGAAGCCTGCAAACATGGAGGATCTAACTG AGGTGATAACTTCGGCAGAATTTCACCCTACTCACTGTAATATGTTAGCATATAGCAGCTCAAAGGGCTCAATACGCCTTATTGACTTGAGGCAATCAGCTTTGTGTGATTCTCATGCTATATT GTTTGAGGAACAGGAGGCCCCTGGTTCTAGATCATTCTTCACAGAAATAATTGCATCTATTTCAGATATTAAGTTTGCAAAGGATGGAAGACATATACTTAGTCGTGATTACATGACTCTTAAG TTGTGGGATATTAACATGGATTCAGGCCCTGTTGCAACCTTCCAGGTTCATGAATACTTGAGACCTAAG CTGTGTGatttatatgaaaatgattcaatctttgataaatttgagTGTTGCTTAAGTGGTGACGGATTGCGGGTGGCTACAGGTTCTTACAG CAATCTATTCCGTGTGTTCGGCTGTGCCCCAGGAAGCACTGAGGCCACAACTTTGGAAGCCAGCAAAAACCCAATGAG GAGACAAGTTCAAACCCCTTCAAGGCCTTCCAGATCCCTTAGCAGCATAACACGTGTTGTCAGACGAG CAGGATCGGATGTGCCTGGAGTTGATACAAATGGAAATTCTTTTGATTTCACGACAAAGTTGCTGCACCTAGCATGGCACCCAACCGAGAACTCAATTGCTTGTGCTGCTGCAAACAGCTTGTACATGTATTATGCATAA
- the LOC102617320 gene encoding serine/threonine protein phosphatase 2A 55 kDa regulatory subunit B beta isoform isoform X6, producing MFLHIPAIASVDIISAIEFDKTGDHLATGDRGGRVVLFERTDTKDHGGSRRDLERMDYSTSRHPEFRYKTEFQSHEPEFDYLKSLEIEEKINKIRWCQTANGALFLLSTNDKTIKFWKVQEKKVKKIADMNVDPSKAVGNGNVASSSNNVSPKPYLANGGSPSKEFSFPPGGIPSLRLPTVVTSNETSLVARCRRVYAHAHDYHINSISNNSDGETFISADDLRINLWNLEISNQSFNIVDVKPANMEDLTEVITSAEFHPTHCNMLAYSSSKGSIRLIDLRQSALCDSHAILFEEQEAPGSRSFFTEIIASISDIKFAKDGRHILSRDYMTLKLWDINMDSGPVATFQVHEYLRPKLCDLYENDSIFDKFECCLSGDGLRVATGSYSNLFRVFGCAPGSTEATTLEASKNPMRRQVQTPSRPSRSLSSITRVVRRESVAGSDVPGVDTNGNSFDFTTKLLHLAWHPTENSIACAAANSLYMYYA from the exons ATGTTCCTTCACATTCCTGCTATAGCTTCAG TTGATATTATTTCAGcaattgaatttgataaaaCCGGAGACCATCTTGCTACTGGTGACCGCGGGGGCCGGGTAGTTCTCTTTGAGCGGACAGATACGAAGGAT CATGGAGGATCCAGAAGGGATCTGGAGAGGATGGACTATTCAACAAGTAGGCATCCTGAGTTTCGTTATAAGACAGAGTTTCAGAGCCATGAACCTGAG TTTGACTATCTCAAGAGTTTGGAaatagaagagaaaataaacaaaatcagaTGGTGCCAAACAGCCAACGGTGCACTATTTCTCCTCTCTACTaatgataaaacaattaaGTTTTGGAAG GTGCAAGAAAAGAAGGTGAAGAAAATTGCTGACATGAATGTGGACCCTTCAAAAGCAGTAGGAAATGGCAATGTTGCTAGTTCAAGTAATAATGTTAGCCCTAAACCATATCTTGCAAATGGTGGATCACCTAGCAAGGAGTTCTCATTCCCACCAGGGGGCATTCCATCGCTTCGTTTACCTACGGTA GTAACGTCCAACGAGACTAGCCTAGTGGCTAGATGTCGAAGGGTATATGCTCATGCACACGATTATCATATCAATTCTATTTCTAACAATAG TGACGGTGAAACATTTATATCGGCTGACGATCTGCGAATTAATCTTTGGAACTTGGAAATTAGCAATCAAAGTTTTAACATTGTTGATGTGAAGCCTGCAAACATGGAGGATCTAACTG AGGTGATAACTTCGGCAGAATTTCACCCTACTCACTGTAATATGTTAGCATATAGCAGCTCAAAGGGCTCAATACGCCTTATTGACTTGAGGCAATCAGCTTTGTGTGATTCTCATGCTATATT GTTTGAGGAACAGGAGGCCCCTGGTTCTAGATCATTCTTCACAGAAATAATTGCATCTATTTCAGATATTAAGTTTGCAAAGGATGGAAGACATATACTTAGTCGTGATTACATGACTCTTAAG TTGTGGGATATTAACATGGATTCAGGCCCTGTTGCAACCTTCCAGGTTCATGAATACTTGAGACCTAAG CTGTGTGatttatatgaaaatgattcaatctttgataaatttgagTGTTGCTTAAGTGGTGACGGATTGCGGGTGGCTACAGGTTCTTACAG CAATCTATTCCGTGTGTTCGGCTGTGCCCCAGGAAGCACTGAGGCCACAACTTTGGAAGCCAGCAAAAACCCAATGAG GAGACAAGTTCAAACCCCTTCAAGGCCTTCCAGATCCCTTAGCAGCATAACACGTGTTGTCAGACGAG AATCTGTAGCAGGATCGGATGTGCCTGGAGTTGATACAAATGGAAATTCTTTTGATTTCACGACAAAGTTGCTGCACCTAGCATGGCACCCAACCGAGAACTCAATTGCTTGTGCTGCTGCAAACAGCTTGTACATGTATTATGCATAA
- the LOC102617320 gene encoding serine/threonine protein phosphatase 2A 55 kDa regulatory subunit B beta isoform isoform X1, giving the protein MNGGDEGAESAAQASPPQPLEWKFSQVFGERTAGEEVQEVDIISAIEFDKTGDHLATGDRGGRVVLFERTDTKDHGGSRRDLERMDYSTSRHPEFRYKTEFQSHEPEFDYLKSLEIEEKINKIRWCQTANGALFLLSTNDKTIKFWKVQEKKVKKIADMNVDPSKAVGNGNVASSSNNVSPKPYLANGGSPSKEFSFPPGGIPSLRLPTVVTSNETSLVARCRRVYAHAHDYHINSISNNSDGETFISADDLRINLWNLEISNQSFNIVDVKPANMEDLTEVITSAEFHPTHCNMLAYSSSKGSIRLIDLRQSALCDSHAILFEEQEAPGSRSFFTEIIASISDIKFAKDGRHILSRDYMTLKLWDINMDSGPVATFQVHEYLRPKLCDLYENDSIFDKFECCLSGDGLRVATGSYSNLFRVFGCAPGSTEATTLEASKNPMRRQVQTPSRPSRSLSSITRVVRRESVAGSDVPGVDTNGNSFDFTTKLLHLAWHPTENSIACAAANSLYMYYA; this is encoded by the exons ATGAACGGCGGTGATGAGGGGGCGGAGTCGGCGGCTCAGGCGAGCCCACCGCAGCCGCTTGAGTGGAAATTCTCTCAGGTCTTCGGCGAACGAACGGCCGGTGAGGAAGTTCAAGAAG TTGATATTATTTCAGcaattgaatttgataaaaCCGGAGACCATCTTGCTACTGGTGACCGCGGGGGCCGGGTAGTTCTCTTTGAGCGGACAGATACGAAGGAT CATGGAGGATCCAGAAGGGATCTGGAGAGGATGGACTATTCAACAAGTAGGCATCCTGAGTTTCGTTATAAGACAGAGTTTCAGAGCCATGAACCTGAG TTTGACTATCTCAAGAGTTTGGAaatagaagagaaaataaacaaaatcagaTGGTGCCAAACAGCCAACGGTGCACTATTTCTCCTCTCTACTaatgataaaacaattaaGTTTTGGAAG GTGCAAGAAAAGAAGGTGAAGAAAATTGCTGACATGAATGTGGACCCTTCAAAAGCAGTAGGAAATGGCAATGTTGCTAGTTCAAGTAATAATGTTAGCCCTAAACCATATCTTGCAAATGGTGGATCACCTAGCAAGGAGTTCTCATTCCCACCAGGGGGCATTCCATCGCTTCGTTTACCTACGGTA GTAACGTCCAACGAGACTAGCCTAGTGGCTAGATGTCGAAGGGTATATGCTCATGCACACGATTATCATATCAATTCTATTTCTAACAATAG TGACGGTGAAACATTTATATCGGCTGACGATCTGCGAATTAATCTTTGGAACTTGGAAATTAGCAATCAAAGTTTTAACATTGTTGATGTGAAGCCTGCAAACATGGAGGATCTAACTG AGGTGATAACTTCGGCAGAATTTCACCCTACTCACTGTAATATGTTAGCATATAGCAGCTCAAAGGGCTCAATACGCCTTATTGACTTGAGGCAATCAGCTTTGTGTGATTCTCATGCTATATT GTTTGAGGAACAGGAGGCCCCTGGTTCTAGATCATTCTTCACAGAAATAATTGCATCTATTTCAGATATTAAGTTTGCAAAGGATGGAAGACATATACTTAGTCGTGATTACATGACTCTTAAG TTGTGGGATATTAACATGGATTCAGGCCCTGTTGCAACCTTCCAGGTTCATGAATACTTGAGACCTAAG CTGTGTGatttatatgaaaatgattcaatctttgataaatttgagTGTTGCTTAAGTGGTGACGGATTGCGGGTGGCTACAGGTTCTTACAG CAATCTATTCCGTGTGTTCGGCTGTGCCCCAGGAAGCACTGAGGCCACAACTTTGGAAGCCAGCAAAAACCCAATGAG GAGACAAGTTCAAACCCCTTCAAGGCCTTCCAGATCCCTTAGCAGCATAACACGTGTTGTCAGACGAG AATCTGTAGCAGGATCGGATGTGCCTGGAGTTGATACAAATGGAAATTCTTTTGATTTCACGACAAAGTTGCTGCACCTAGCATGGCACCCAACCGAGAACTCAATTGCTTGTGCTGCTGCAAACAGCTTGTACATGTATTATGCATAA